Genomic DNA from Pseudomonadota bacterium:
GCCTATAGCTGCTCTTGTTTCGATGAAAGAACATAAACTGCTTCAGGAAATTAAGGAGCAAATTGATATTAAAGACGCAAACAAAGATAAAAATGAAATCAATGAACCTGATGAGCCAATTCCCTGGGGAGACCTGATAAAAGACCTTGGATTTTAAAAATACAGGATAGACCTCAGATGGTTGACCAATACATAATGCATAATTATATTGTTAAAAACACTAAAAACAATATTTGGAGCCAGTTTAAAATCAGATATGATGCTTACACATGATAAAATATATTCATGGAAGGGTTGGGGCGGCAAGCTGAATCTTGCAAGCGGAAAGTGTTGGCTTCGCATATATGACCTGAAAAAAGGGGCAAAAAAAGGGGTTTTGCTTTTACACCCGATCATCATTATTGTATCGGATGTCCCTGAAAGCAAAATGTCGGTTAGAAGCTGTGCAGGTCATATCGCTACAATGGTGACATATGATTTTAAAATAGATTATCACCGTATGCTCTGGATTGAATATTATCCGGTAAAATATTATGGAGAAAAAAACGAACATATTATACCTGAAACCTTTGAGGCTGTTGAATTCATATGGCATGACGGTATGGCAATCAAACCTAAATGGAGGATTTTAAAACCCCCGATACTTGATGAAATTATAAATATCATTAAATGAAAGTCTTGATTTAATAATTATACGTGATAGAAAATGCCAAGTTTTTCATAAAACCGTTCAACCCTTAAAATCTTGTTTGATAATAATATGAAAGAATACCAAAAAAAAGCGCTGCTTGCTCTTGAAGACGGAAGAACCTTTGCCTGTAGAAGTTTTACAGGAGAAGGTGAGGCCTTTGGAGAGATTGTGTTTAATACCAGCATGACCGGATACCAGGAAGTAATTACAGATCCTTCATATAGCGGCCAGATGGTTACTATGACATATCCTCTGATAGGAAATTATGGTGTGAATCATGAAGATATTGAGTCTGCCAAAATACAGGTGTCGGCATTTGTAGTTAAGGAATATCAGGATATTCCAAGCAATTTCAGATCTACAGGATCTTTAAGGGATTATCTTATTCATGAAAACATCCTTGGAATTGAAGATGTTGATACCAGAGCCGTTACAAGACATATCAGAGACACCGGAGCTATGAGAGCTTATGTTTCAACGTTTGATACTGATCCGTCTTCTCTTGTAAAAAAGGCTAAAAGCATACCAAGCATGGTTGGACTAGATCTTGTTAAAAGAGTTGCAACTAATAAACCTTATTTCTGGTCTGAAGGAAAAATTTATCCCTTAAATGTGGAAACCACAAAATTAGATAAATCTATATGGAAAAAGAACAAGAAATATTGTGTATTGGCTTTTGATTTTGGAATAAAATACAATATTTTAAGATGTCTTGAAAATGCAGGTTTTGAAGTATTGGTTGTGCCTGCTTCAACTGATGCTAAGGTCGTTAAGGCGATTTCTCCTGATGGAATTTTTCTTTCAAATGGTCCGGGAGATCCTGAACCTGTATCGTATGCAATAGATACAATCAGGTCACTTCTGGAATACAGGCCGATATTCGGCATTTGTCTGGGGCATCAGCTTTTAGGGCTTGCTCTTGGAGGAAAAACATACAAATTAAAATTCGGGCACAGGGGAGCCAATCAGCCTGTTAAAAATCTAATAACCGGCAAAGTGGAAATAACTTCACAGAATCATGGTTTTGTTGTGGATATAAAAAGCTTAAATTCAAAAGATATAGAACCAACCCATATAAATCTTAATGATAATACCCTGGAAGGTTTTAAGCATAGAAAACTTCCTCTTTATGCCGTTCAGTATCATCCGGAGGCATCTCCGGGTCCTCACGATTCCCGTTATCTCTTTAATGATTTTATAAAGTTAATTGAAAATGCCTAAACGCACAGATATAAAGAAAATCCTTATTATTGGCGCAGGTCCTATAATAATCAGTCAGGCCTGCGAATTCGACTATTCAGGAACTCAAGCCTGTAAAGCCTTGAAAGAAGACGGATATGAAGTTGTACTGGTAAACAGTAATCCGGCTACAATTATGACCGATCCGGATATGGCCCACAGGACATATATTGAGCCGGTCACTCCTGAAATACTTGCCATGATAATAGAAAAAGAACGCCCTGATGCACTATTACCCACACTTGGCGGACAAACCGGTCTTAACACAGCTATTGCAACAGCAAAAATGGGTGTTTTGGACAAGTTTCAAGTTGAGATGATCGGTGCATCTGTCGAGTCCATAAATAAAGCAGAAGACAGAGACCTGTTTCGCCAAGCCATGAATAGAATAGGGCTTAGGATACCGGAAAGCGGAATTGCCACAAACATGGAAATGGCAATAGAAATTGTGGATAAAATAGGGTTTCCGGTTATTGTGAGGCCAAGTTTTACTTTAGGAGGCACAGGAGGAGGTGTAGCATATAATTTTGAAGATCTTGAGTTAATAGCAAAATCAGGGTTTGATGCAAGCTTAATCGGGCAAGTAATGCTTGAAGAATCCGTTTTGGGATGGAAAGAATATGAACTTGAAGTAATGCGTGACAAAAATGACAATGTTGTCATTATCTGTTCGATTGAAAATATGGATCCAATGGGAATACATACAGGAGACAGCATTACGGTTGCTCCCGCCCAAACTTTAACCGATGTTGAATATCAGAAGATGCGAAATGCATCTATTGCAATCATGAGAGAAATAGGTGTTGATACCGGCGGGTCTAATGTGCAGTTTGCTGTAAACCCGAAAAACGGAGATATGATTGTAGTTGAGATGAATCCCCGTGTTTCACGCAGTTCAGCTCTTGCATCAAAAGCAACCGGTTTTCCCATAGCAAAAATTGCCGCAAAACTTGCTGTTGGATACACATTGGATGAAATACCTAATGATATAACAGGAGAAACGCTTGCATCTTTTGAACCTACTCTTGATTATTGCGTTGTTAAAATACCAAGATTTACTTTTGAAAAATTTCCTGAAACAAAAGATTATTTAACTACCGCCATGAAATCAATCGGCGAAACTATGGCTATCGGAAGAACGTTTAAGGAAGCTTTGCAAAAAGGATTAAGATCACTTGAAATCGGCAGATTCGGTCTTGGTGCGGATGGGAAAGATCTATGCGATTTAGAAGAAAATAAAATATCTATAAATGAAATTGAGAAAAAACTTTCAACCCCAAATTCTCAAAGAATTTTTTATATCCGGTATGCACTATTAAATGGTATGTCAGTTCAGTCAATATTTGAATTAACAGATATTGATCCATGGTTTTTATACCAGATAAAACAAATAGTTGATCTTGAGGCCGAGATCGCAGATGCCGGATCAAATATTTCGGAAGAACTTTTGCGTATGGCAAAATCTTATGGATTTTCCGATGTGCAAATTGCGTATCTTACAGGTTCAACAGAAGACGCCGTTAAAGTTCTTCGTGAAAAATTAAATATAAGGCCAGTATTTAAACTTGTAGACACCTGCGCTGCCGAATTTAAGGCAGCGACTCCTTACTATTATTCTACATACGAAGAGGAAAACGAAGCAAGAGTATCGGATAGAAAAAAAATTATGATCCTTGGTGGCGGTCCGAACAGAATAGGGCAGGGGATTGAATTTGATTACTGCTGTGTTCAGGCATCATTTGGTATTCGTGAAGAAGGCCTTGAAAGCATTATGGTAAACAGTAATCCGGAAACGGTCAGCACCGACTATGATACTTCCGATAAGCTATATTTTGAACCTCTGACAAAAGAAGATGTTTTAAATATAGTTGAAACCGAGAAACCATTCGGAGTTATAGTGCAGTTTGGCGGACAAACTCCTCTTAATCTTGCAACATCTCTTTTTAATGCAGGTGTTCCAATCATTGGCACTCAACCGGAAAGCATAGACAGAGCGGAAGACAGGGAACAATTTACGGTCATGTTGAAAAAACTTGGCCTGGTTCAACCTGAAAACGGAACTGCATTAAATATTCAAGAGGCCGCCCTGATAGCCGAATCTATCGGATACCCCGTAATTGTAAGACCATCTTTTGTTCTTGGCGGTAGAGCCATGAAAATAGTGTATAACAGAAAGGATCTTGAAAATTTCACAAGGATTGCCATTGAAGCATCTTCTATGCATCCTGTGCTGATAGACAAGTTTCTGGAAGAAGCCGTTGAGGTTGATGTTGATGCAATCTGTGACGGGAAATCAACTATTATTTGCGGAATAATGGAACACATAGAGGCGGCCGGAGTTCATTCGGGTGATTCCGCATGCGTTCTTCCACCTCACAGTATCAACCAGTCTATTATTGATCAGATTACTGCTGCCACAAAAGCTATGGCATCCGAGCTAAAAGTTATTGGCCTTATGAACGTGCAATATGCTATCAAAGGAGACAAACTCTATATTCTTGAAGTAAATCCAAGAGCATCAAGAACAATACCGTTTGTCAGCAAGGCAACAGGCATACCATTTGCAAAACTTGCCACAAAAGTTATGCTGGGGCGCAGCCTTTCCGATCTTGGCATAACTTCCGAAAAAGTACCGACACATATTTCAATAAAGGAAGTTGCGCTTCCTTTTAACAGATTTCCTGATGTTGATACTCTTCTTGGGCCTGAAATGAAGTCGACAGGTGAGGTTATGGGAATAGATACTTCATTCGGACTTGCATTTGCCAAATCACAGCTTGCAGTAGGGCAGAATATACCTGCAACCGGCAATGTCTTTATAAGCGTGATGGATTCGGACAAGAAAGCGGTAATTCCCGTTGCTTCAAAATTTTATGATATGGGGTTTAATATCATTGCAACAAAGGGAACTTCCAAATATCTTTCCGAACATAAAATAGCTAATGAAATTATTAATAAAGTATCTATGGGACGCCCTCATGTAGTTGATGCTATCAAAAACAAGCAGCTTAATATTATCATAAATACCGGAACAGGAGCTGAACCGATGCGCGATGGTTATGAAATACGCCGTGCTGCTATTAAATACAATGTTCCTTGCATCACGACAATTCCGGGAGCCTTGGCTATTTGCAGAGGAATAGAAGAACTAAAAGGTAAAAAACTATCAGTTAAAGCTTTACAAGACTACAATCATAAAGATTAAAATTTACAAGGAATGTTAAATTAAGTGATAAAAAACCCGGATTCAAATACTATGGAAGATGACTCTTATTTAGACGAAAAACCTCGTGAGGCGTGCGGAATATTTGGAATTTATGGCCATCCGGAAGCATCAAAACTTACATATTTCGGTTTGTATGCTCTTCAGCACAGAGGTCAGGAAAGCGCCGGCATTGCTGTTGCAAGAGACAATAAAATATTTGACCACAAGGGTATGGGGCTAGTACCTGAAGTATTTGATATTCACCATTTTGAACATCTTAAAGGATTTAATTCCATAGGCCATGTCAGGTACTCTACTACAGGAAGTTCCATCCTTTCAAATGCCCAGCCATTTGTTGTTTTTCATAAGAAAAAATCATTTGCTGTTGCCCATAATGGAAACCTTGTCAATGCGTTAGCTTTGAAAAATGAGCTTGAAGAAAACGGTTCTATTTTTCAAACTACAATAGACAGTGAGATTTTTCTCCATCTTCTTGTAAAAAATCTCAAATTAGGACTTGAGAAGGCTCTTGTTGAAACAGTTTCAAGATTAAAAGGCGCATTTTCATTTATAGCACTTACAAATGAGGGCGATGTAATAGGAATAAAAGACCCCAATGGCTTTCGTCCTTTGTGTTTAGGTAAAGTTAATGGTAGCTATGTTCTTTCATCTGAATCTTGTGCGCTTGACCTTATTGAAGCTGAGTTTGTAAGAGAACTTGAACCAGGCGAAATCGTCATAATAAATAAGGACGGGCTTAAAAGCATTAAAACTACAGATTGCAGGAACAAGTCTTTATGCATATTTGAATTTATATATTTTGCAAGACCCGACAGCACTATATTCGGCAAAAATGTTTATCAGATAAGAAAGGCCCATGGACGCCGTCTTGCCAAAGAATATCCCACTAATGCCGATTTGGTAATGCCTTTTCCGGATTCAGGAACTTATGCTGCTTTAGGGTTTTCGGAAGAATCAAAAATTCCGTTTGAGATGGGAATGATACGAAACCATTATATCGGAAGAACTTTTATACAGCCCACACAAAGTATGCGTGATTTTGGAGTAAGAGTAAAACTAAATCCTGTAAAAGAGATTCTAAAAGGCAAGGATATAGTAATTATTGAAGATTCTATAATAAGAGGAACTACCGTTAAAACCAGGGTAAAATCGCTTCGCGCACTTGGAGTAAATAAGGTGCATATGCGTGTTAGCGGTCCGCCGCATCGATTTCCATGTCATTATGGCATAGATTTTTCTACAAGTGGAGAACTTATAGCCGCCACCAATTCAGTTGCTGAGCTTAAAGATATTCTTGGTCTTGATTCTCTTTACTATTTGAGCATAGATGGACTTTTGCAATCAACAGGAATTAAAAACCCTGAAAACAGTTTTTGCAAAGCTTGCTTTGACGGTTGTTATCCGGTTGAATTCGATGAATATTTATCAAAAGACTGTCTTGAAAAATAAATTATTGCATGTTATTAGCCAAATGTTATATTTAAAAAAATTCTATATATATATATTATATTATATGATCTTATTATGCAGGAGGCGTTATGATTGAGTCGAAGTATCTTCAGGATAATATGCAGAATATTCAAAAGCTGATGAACATTCCAACTCTAAAGCATTTTGAAATACAAAGCCTTGCAAAGCTTTTACGCCTTAGCAAGATCAGAGATTATGAAGATGGTGAGTTGATAATTATGGAAGGGGAAAAAGATACCTGGCTTTATTTCCTTCTTAGCGGAAGTGTAAGAGTAACGAAAGAAAATTTTGATATTGTAGTAATTGATAAAAAAGGTGAAATTTTCGGGGAGATGAGAATTATCGACACTCTTAGCCGCTCGGCTTCTGTCTATGCCCTTGGTAAAACTGTATGTCTGGCGGTTGATACATCGGCGCAAAAAAAACTAAAAGATGGCGACAGAGATGAACAGCTTGATTTTCTTTTGTTGTTATACAGAATTTTTGCGGAATATATGTCCATAAGGCTGCGCCTGACAAACGAAGAGCTTATAAAAGCCAAAAAGGAGACAGAAAGCCTTAAAAGAAAAGCTCAATGAAAGAAAAAAAAACTGTATCATTTTCAAAAAACTCTACCAATATTTTTTTTCATATTCTTACAAATTGTAATCTTAACTGTCTGCACTGTTATATCAATAAAAAACAACACGGAAACACCACACTTTCTATAGACATAATAAAAGCCTGGCTTGATGCGTTTGCTGCAAAGAGCAAAATAGCGAACGTTGTTTTTTTAGGTGGTGAACCCACCCTGCACCCTGACTTATCCCAAGCTGTAAAGTATGCAATAAAAATCGGATATAAATCTGTGACTGTTGATACAAACGGCTATCTGTTTAATGAGTTTTTGTCAAAAATAGAGCCCAAAGATATTGACTATATCAGCTTCAGCCTTGATGGTGCAACAAGTACGACAAATGACAAGATAAGAGGAAAGGGCTCTTATGATAAATGTGTTTCGGGAATAAAGTCATCGGTTTCTAAAGGATTCAATACAAGCCTGATATATACTGTAAGCAGCGCCAATATTGATGAACTCGCAAAAATGGAACCATTGTTATCTGATCTTAAAATCGGAAGGTTTTTTATTCAGGTTATAGGAATTAGAGGAAAAACGGCAAAGGGCACATCTGTTGAAGGAGTTAATAACCCTCAGGTATTAAGAGAAAAGTGGGTTGATACCATACCGATAATAGCTGAAAAAATTGCAGAGCACGGCATTATTGTAACTTATCCCAAAGTTTTTTTAGAACCCGATGATAAATTTGAGTGTGCCGGACTTGTTGCTGATAATTATTTTATTTTCCCAAACAAAAGAGTCTATAGATGCCCTTTGTGCGAGGACTATCCTATCCATGGTATGGAATTTAGCGGTAACGAGCTGGTTCAAACCGCCAAAATAAATGAAACAGACCTTTTTAAGCTGTCTATTCCCGAAGGCTGTGTAATGAATAAACTTATACAACCCGGCAATTTAAGCTACAACCCGGACGGAAGCCCAGAGTACAAAATAGCCTGTTGCCTTCTTAAAGAAGAAATTCGAAAAAGCTGACGGCGTTTAAAAAAGCCTGTTTATACTTTGAATTAAATAAGCATTATTTCATACAAGTTGTCCTAATTAGAAATTGTTTCGACATTACCGGACAGATCCATTAGAAGTAGTTCTATTTCAAGGTTTGGATATTTCGCTTTTATCTGTTTTGCCAAAGCTAATAGCCTATCCGTGTGAACTGAATTTTCTTTTTTAGGATCTTTTGAAAAATCTTCACCTAAGATTACCTTATATGCCCCACAGTCCCTATGATCCAGGACTACAACTTTTTTTATACTATGAAGTTTAATCGCCACATCAAGATGATCCCAAAATGTCTGATTCCAGGCAGGGTATTTGTCCGTTGTTGCACCTAAAGAGGCCCCGGCTAAAATGACGTGGTCATATTTATCACGTAATCCGCGATCGGTCATATAGCTTTCAGTTTCATTCACCAGGCGATAATCCATACAGCTTAGAAGAAGTATATCCGTATGCCCTGAATGTGCTGCATTAGGAAACAAGGCTATAATAAAAAACGCCAATGCTATCATTAAAAAATATTGGGGATGGATATTCTTATAACTCATGTTTTTCTCCTTTTCTCTTTATTTACTTTTACTTCTTAAACCATTTTCCTGCTGCATCTTGCAGCCATTCACCTGGTTCTGCGTTTTCGAAGATTTGCAATGCCCGGCGTTTGCCGACAAGGGAAATATCTGTTCCCTGTTGTTTTGCTATAGCTGTATAAACTGCTTTTCTGTCGCTGTTTTCATCATTGACAATAATCTTATCATTATCGCCTGCTTTGCTTTCCGGCATTATTTCAAGATATCCCAGATTATTTTCACCTATTGTTCCTTTTGATTTTATAGTCTGGATAATGGGAACCCTTTCGAGCATTCTTGCTTTTATCTCTTTTGCGTCAAGAGCGAACGAAACACAGCAGGTAAAAATCATCACCATAGCAAAAACAGTTATTCCTATACTTTTGTTGGTTGTCATTTGTTTTATCTCCTTCATATGATACATAATTGATTTATTATTTAGCTTTATCAATATCTCCGAAAAAGTCATCAAGCGCCCTGTCAACTTTTATATTAACATCAATCACAATGTGTATAGGTTTGATTTCAACAGGCGCCAGAGCTACTTCATGATGAGTATAACATGCCGGAATGGAAAAAACAGATAATACGCCAAAAAGAATCATGATTTTTTTTATCATAAGCATATCCTTACAGGTTAATGGTTATTTATATAATGGTCTATATTTATGGAGTTGTGAGAAGTTGAGAAACGTTGTTTATTTTTTTACCGGGATTTATCGGTTTTTCTTTATAGCATCCTTGTAATATAAAACTTTGTCAAGAGGAATAGTAAGGTTTATATCAAGACGTATTCCCTGGAAATTTGAACCTTCCCCTGCTGATTTAACTCGCACAAAACCACCTGTTTTTTTATCATAAATAAACGGCAAAGTGTTAACCGGCTTTCCGTCAAACTGCAAATTTAACAAAAGATTCTCTTTTGCACTTGAAAATTTCAGTTTAGCCCAATCGTATTTATAATTTTTGAGCGCTTCTATCGTAAGCTCTATTTGTGCAAATTGATTAGTACCCGGAATCAGGTTTTGAGCAAGAATCTTAGCTTCGGCAAGATGAATAATACCGCCATCTCCTGGGGTAGAATAAAGAAAACCATCTGCAAAAATCAATTTACCATCATTGAATTCTATCGGTATGGTGCCGTTTACAGCTCCAACTCCTTCTGCTTTGGCAACACTAAATTGTTCAATCAACTTTGCAAGATTGATGCGGTCACAAAATAATGTAAGGCTCAAATCATTATTCAGAGACGAAATTCTTAAAGAATTAGTGCTTACAGATCCATCACACCATTTAAAACGGCACTTTTCAATAAAAAAGGATTCAGGCGATTCAATTTGAAAATCAATTTTGCCCTCTGAAAATTGAATCGATCCTATTGATGCTTTGTCGAAATTAAGCTGTTGTTTAGGAGCACTTGATACGGAAGGCAGATTCGGCATATTAAGATTAATTTTAATTCCTTCAATAAGAATTCCCTTGTCTTTGTAGTTAAACAATCCTTCTTCAATGGTTGCTTTAATAAATCCTGTAAACTTATTTTCTATAAACCCTAATTTGCCGTTTAATTGCGCTTTACCTCCAAATAAAAAACCTTTTGCCTGTGGGAATAATCTGTTGATATCACTTCCTGAAGACAGTTTATATTTTTGCATGTTAATACTGATTTCAGTTTCAAAATTATTTAAGGAAAGCAAATCCGTATATCCTGAAAAATCAAGATTCATTCCTTTAAAAGGAATGCTCGTATAACGGCCTTTATAGATTAAGCCTGAATTATTTTGTCTTACTGATCCTGAAAACGAACCAAGATCTATATTTTTCCACAAAATTGTTTTAGCAAAAACGGTGCCCCCGGAATTTGTATCCACAAAAGGCCATTTAAAAGGCAATATTCCGCCGATACCGGATATATTTACTTGTAGTTTCTGATCTGTGATATTTACATCATTGAATTGTATTTTCCCGTTACACTGCAAATCCGTTTTCAAATCCTTTTCGAAATTTCCGGATATTGAAAACGCAGGAATGGTGGTTTTTAACGAATCAGCTGTTATTATGGTATTGTCGGAATTTATATTAAGAGACCCTCTTACATTAGATTTAACTATATCTGCATTTCCGCTAAGAGATATCTTGGGTGTTTTTAAAGAAAGTCTTTTATTAGATGCGCCAAGTCCTGAAATTGACGCTAAATATTTTAAATAATTTTTTTTATCGTTTCCTTTTCCTGATACAACAAAATTTAAATTATTTGATAAAATATCAAGGCCTTTAATATTTATGGGTGTTTGAGAAGTATTCCGGCCTTTTATGGAAGCACCGGATATCTTAAAATTCCATTTTCCTTTATTTGATAAACTCAGGTAGTAATCAGATTTAATTCGGACAGGAGTTTTCCCTCCGGCAAGTGCATAAAAATTACCACTGGCATTAACCATATCCTCACTTTTAACAATATTACTTTTTATACCTGATATATTCATCGGAAAAGGCGAATTAACTAAAAAAGATGTTGCTGAAAAAATCCATTTATTATCTCCACTGTTTCTGATATCAAAAATAACAGGTATCTTTTTACCGCTTATTTCATCTATAGAATTTGTCAGATTAATATTATTGTAAAATGCAGAAAGGTTGTAAGCAGATGCGGAACATGACAAAAAAGATATCTTAAATGGAGAAAAATTTATTTGCATCTTTCCATCGATATCGGCAGAACCTGAAATACTTGTACCAGGAATAAGACTTGAGAAATCAGAAAAACGCTCGAAAGAAATTTGCTTTGCGCCAAAATAAATTTCTGCTTGATTTGTATCTATATTGATTTTGGATGCTATCTTTATATGGGTATCACGTGGATATAGGTTAAGAAGACAATCAATCATGCTTTTATTTATATCATTTGGAACAATTTTTAAGTCAATCGGAATATCTATGTTTTGGTTTTTCAAATGCGTGGTAATAGTGGAATTGCGTAATTCAATACTTTCTACAGGAAAGGATTTGATGTTTTCTGTTGGAGCATTTTTTTTTGATTGAAGTGTTCGGATAAAATTTTGCCAATCGAATCCGAGGATATTAAATTTTCCATTGTTAAATTCGCATTCAATACGGACTCCGCTTATAATAACTTTTTTAATATTTTTTTTATAAAGTCCTATGGGATCATATTCAATATGAACCGAATCAATTGATGGTGAGTCTATGTTATCCCGATCTGTAGATATATAGGCTATATCGGCCCCGAATAAGCCTGCCTTTTGAATTTTAAAACGCAGGTTATCAATTCCGATTTCTTTTGCCGTTTCGGGAAGTAATTTGGACTCGACATAGTTTATGATAAATTTATAGAAATAAGTTATTGAGATATAACCTGTAAAAAATATTAACAAGCAGAGTATGATATATAGTGTTTTACGATAACGGGGCATAATAATGGATCTTTCTGTAATGTGTTTTGCAGCGTTATTATAACACATCCATGTTTTTTTATTGATATTTTTTGAAATAAAACTATTTCAAAGTTATTGTACTGATAAATGGAGAGAAATGGCTGAATTCATAAAAGACTTAACATTAACAGAACGCTTTAAGCTTTCTGTTCTTTCCCTGCTTGCCTCATGGCTTGTTC
This window encodes:
- a CDS encoding YdbH domain-containing protein, which encodes MPRYRKTLYIILCLLIFFTGYISITYFYKFIINYVESKLLPETAKEIGIDNLRFKIQKAGLFGADIAYISTDRDNIDSPSIDSVHIEYDPIGLYKKNIKKVIISGVRIECEFNNGKFNILGFDWQNFIRTLQSKKNAPTENIKSFPVESIELRNSTITTHLKNQNIDIPIDLKIVPNDINKSMIDCLLNLYPRDTHIKIASKINIDTNQAEIYFGAKQISFERFSDFSSLIPGTSISGSADIDGKMQINFSPFKISFLSCSASAYNLSAFYNNINLTNSIDEISGKKIPVIFDIRNSGDNKWIFSATSFLVNSPFPMNISGIKSNIVKSEDMVNASGNFYALAGGKTPVRIKSDYYLSLSNKGKWNFKISGASIKGRNTSQTPINIKGLDILSNNLNFVVSGKGNDKKNYLKYLASISGLGASNKRLSLKTPKISLSGNADIVKSNVRGSLNINSDNTIITADSLKTTIPAFSISGNFEKDLKTDLQCNGKIQFNDVNITDQKLQVNISGIGGILPFKWPFVDTNSGGTVFAKTILWKNIDLGSFSGSVRQNNSGLIYKGRYTSIPFKGMNLDFSGYTDLLSLNNFETEISINMQKYKLSSGSDINRLFPQAKGFLFGGKAQLNGKLGFIENKFTGFIKATIEEGLFNYKDKGILIEGIKINLNMPNLPSVSSAPKQQLNFDKASIGSIQFSEGKIDFQIESPESFFIEKCRFKWCDGSVSTNSLRISSLNNDLSLTLFCDRINLAKLIEQFSVAKAEGVGAVNGTIPIEFNDGKLIFADGFLYSTPGDGGIIHLAEAKILAQNLIPGTNQFAQIELTIEALKNYKYDWAKLKFSSAKENLLLNLQFDGKPVNTLPFIYDKKTGGFVRVKSAGEGSNFQGIRLDINLTIPLDKVLYYKDAIKKNR